GTCGTCATCGTAAAGTTCACGGTCACCGGAAGTTGTAGCTAATGTAAGTGCTTCCTGACATGCGGCCAGTGCTCTTTCCCATTTGCTCTTGTCATAAGTATTGCTTACCAAAGCTTTACCGTAACCCGGAGTCTCGAAATTCTCATTCTGCCAGTTAGGGTAGGGGAAACTTCCGTTCCATAAAGGAGATGCGGCATAAAGTAACAAACGTGCTTTTACAGCTTTAGCTATAGTAGATGTAGCGCGACCCCATTCATTGGTAACGGTGCGGTTGGCAGGAAGTACTTTGGCGGCTTCATCCAGCTGGTTCGCAATCCAGTCTACACAATAGTCAAAGTGAAAACGTCCATTATACTCTGACGTTGGGGTATCCATCGGAATGTACGAGTCTGTAATTGGGATGGGACCATATCTTCTTAAAGTAGCGAAGTGGTAATAAGCTACCAGGAATTGGCATTCGGCTCTCCATTGTTCCTTTTCTGCATCAGATGCAATGTCGCTTCCCGCATTTTCCAACTTTTGTAAAAACAGATAACATTGTCCTATATATTGGTAAGTAGTTCCCCATAGCCAGTCTTGGTTAGTGGATGATGCAGTGTTAAATGCATAGGCGCCCCAATAACCGTCTGTGTTCCATGAATAAGGTAATACATATTCGTCTGTCGTAGAGTTTATTTCCCCCAGATAGGCACTGGGTAAGTCTGTACTGACACCTCCATAACAGGAATAAAGAAATCCTAAAGCTCGGGTGGGGCTTGACATTGCGTCATCGATATTGGGTTGTTCGGGTGGAACGACGTCTAGATAATCACATGAGGTTAAGCCCAATGCAGTGATAATAACTGCTATACTTATATTTTGAAAGATGCGTGTTAGTTTCATATTTTTTCTCATAATAAATTAGAACTGAAGTTGAATTCCGACATTGACAGTTTTTTGCATAGGATAACTGTTCCAAGAAGACAGTTCAGGATCCCAAAGGTCAAACGGACTAAAGGTGAATAGATTGGCTGCGCTGACGAAAATACGTCCGTAAGGTATCTTATATCCTACTTCTACATTCTTCAATCGGAGGAAAGAACCATTTCTCAACCAGTAACTACTGTTCACTGTATTGTTGGCAACGTCTGTTGCAAGTAGTCCCAAACGAGGATATTTGGCATCCCAATTCTGTTTTTCTTCCGACCAGTAATTATCGGCTATATATTTTAATACATTTCTGTTACCGACGGCTATTCCTTCTTGGAAAGGGTCAATACCGTTTGTCATGATAGAACGCAGAGCAGAGCCACTGAAGAAGACACCAAAATCAAACTTTTTGTAGTTGACAGTTCCGCCAAATCCGTATTGTAAGCGTGGAGTACTTCCATATTTGGAGATCATCGTCTGGTCATCCGAATCAATGATACCATCACCGTTAAGGTCACGATATTTAATATCTCCGACCTTGGGTGTAGAACCCAAATTCTGGGCAGGGCTGTTATCTATTTCTTCTTGTGACTTGAATAAGCCTTCTGCTATGTAGCCGGTAATGCGTGAATAAGGTTTTCCGGTTTCTGACTTCCATATAGTCGGATATTCCGGTTCATCCACATAGACCATTTTATTTTTGTTGTAGGTGAAGTTTGCCTGTAGACTGACAGACAAATCTTTGGAGAAGTTATTGGCATAATTAATACTGAATTCCACTCCTTTATTATCCATTTTACCAATATTACTCCAAGGTTTGGCAATATGATAAGCCAGCGATTGTGGCCATGCTTCACGGTTCATGAAGATGTCATAACGCTTGTCGTAGAAATAATCGAAGGTAAATGTCCAGTTTCGGAACAATGTAAAATCAATACCGATATCGAGCTTCTTTACTTTTTCCCATCCCAAACCGGACATGGCGTAGTATGCCATCTGAGGACCTCCTAATTGGTAGTCCATATTTTGTCCGGAAGTCCATTTCAGATAAGACAGGTCGTTGTTTGTAATCTTGTCTATATACAGGTAATAACTTCCGCCGGCTGTTGCCAGATCGTCGCTACCTACAAGACCGTAGGAACCTCTGATTTTGAGATTGTCCACTACATTTTTCATTGGTTCGAAGAAAGCTTCATTGCTTATCACCCATCCTAAAGACACGGCAGGGAAGAATCCGAAACGGTCTTCTTTGGCCAGACGTTCGGTCCCGTTGTAACCGAAGTTAAACTCAAACAGATAGCGTTGTCCGTAATCATAAGTAAGACGTCCGGAAAGGCCTTGATTACGGTTGGGTAACACATCGCTTCTGTATTCGCGTTGTTTGTAGAGTAACATGGCACCTACATTATGCAGACCGAATTGACGGGCATAGTTTAGGTTGAACTGTAATTCAAATGTTTGGTCGGATGACTTTCCGATAGCCGACTGACTGATATAATCGCTGCCATTCGAATTTAGCAGTTCCAATTCATAATTCGTATTTTCCAGGTCGGTTTCATCGTAGCTTCCGCTTTTTATGCGATAATAATAAGGAGCAATGCTACGATCAAAGTAAGAACTTGACCAGGTTTTGAAATTTACAAAAGCATTAATTTTAAGCCCTTTAGTGATAAAATCCAAATCCTGATCTATCTTGATAACTGTGTTAAGTGTATTTTCGTTCGTTTCGGCAAATGATGTCATCATCCTGGCATAGGGGTTCGTGTATAAGGTACTTCCTGAGATGATGTTGTTGCCGTACATGATACGCCCGTCTTGACTTGGATAAGTAACCGGAAATTCTATGGGGGTAGTAGTCAGAATCTGTTTGAACAAATCCTCGCTTGATACATTCGGGCTTTTTTTCTGACGGATCTGAGCGTTCATATTCATTTTGATTGTCGTCGTCGGCGTCAGTTTATAAGCAATATTA
This sequence is a window from Bacteroides thetaiotaomicron VPI-5482. Protein-coding genes within it:
- a CDS encoding TonB-dependent receptor, which codes for MKKNHSCYRRRYLKHIALVLLFYPLSALGAQGHISIKGQSITIMQAIQLIEKNSDYTFFYNAADLEDKQRKDINCNGPIDEILDEVFKDSGISYIVKNKEVILNVQKTNNTQQKKKRTVTGTIIDAVDDSPIIGANITIKGDKNTGTISDIDGNFSLSIPDNKTILVVTYIGYKTREVPVEDLGNIKIVLEGDDHTLNEVVVVGSGTQKKVSVTGAITSIKGASLKLPSSTLSNSFAGKLAGVIAKTNSGEPGSGAEFYIRGIGTFGGRATPLILLDDVEISSGDLNYVPAENIESFSILKDASATAIYGSRGANGVMIVTTKGGEYNSKTSINVTAENSFNYLDKFPEFVDGATYMDMYNKASLARNSSATPKYSATDMERTASGVNPYLYPDVNWQDVLFKNMSMRQRANVNISGGGSKVKYYMSLDVSHDSGLLNTGKAYSWNNNINIMNYTFQNNIAYKLTPTTTIKMNMNAQIRQKKSPNVSSEDLFKQILTTTPIEFPVTYPSQDGRIMYGNNIISGSTLYTNPYARMMTSFAETNENTLNTVIKIDQDLDFITKGLKINAFVNFKTWSSSYFDRSIAPYYYRIKSGSYDETDLENTNYELELLNSNGSDYISQSAIGKSSDQTFELQFNLNYARQFGLHNVGAMLLYKQREYRSDVLPNRNQGLSGRLTYDYGQRYLFEFNFGYNGTERLAKEDRFGFFPAVSLGWVISNEAFFEPMKNVVDNLKIRGSYGLVGSDDLATAGGSYYLYIDKITNNDLSYLKWTSGQNMDYQLGGPQMAYYAMSGLGWEKVKKLDIGIDFTLFRNWTFTFDYFYDKRYDIFMNREAWPQSLAYHIAKPWSNIGKMDNKGVEFSINYANNFSKDLSVSLQANFTYNKNKMVYVDEPEYPTIWKSETGKPYSRITGYIAEGLFKSQEEIDNSPAQNLGSTPKVGDIKYRDLNGDGIIDSDDQTMISKYGSTPRLQYGFGGTVNYKKFDFGVFFSGSALRSIMTNGIDPFQEGIAVGNRNVLKYIADNYWSEEKQNWDAKYPRLGLLATDVANNTVNSSYWLRNGSFLRLKNVEVGYKIPYGRIFVSAANLFTFSPFDLWDPELSSWNSYPMQKTVNVGIQLQF